In Dioscorea cayenensis subsp. rotundata cultivar TDr96_F1 unplaced genomic scaffold, TDr96_F1_v2_PseudoChromosome.rev07_lg8_w22 25.fasta BLBR01001098.1, whole genome shotgun sequence, one DNA window encodes the following:
- the LOC120255599 gene encoding Werner Syndrome-like exonuclease, which translates to VMHIIHTGIPPILKSLFEDISSTKECLQDLSVLAKSQAWWSPRNWSLSSLTETLTCKELEKSKKIRLGNWQTNILSQAQLQYAATDAYVSWYLYQVLRSFSNTKAETNSSENMNNAES; encoded by the exons GTAATGCATATAATTCATACTGGCATACCTCCCATATTGAAATCTCTTTTTGAGGATATTTCATCTACCAAAG AATGCTTGCAAGACCTTTCAGTTCTGGCAAAATCTCAAGCTTGGTGGAGCCCTAGAAACTGGAGCTTATCCTCACTGACGGAAACACTCACCTGTAAAGAG CTCGAGAAGTCGAAGAAAATAAGATTGGGAAACTGGCAAACAAATATCTTATCACAAGCACAACTCCAATATGCTGCCACCGATGCTTATGTATCTTGGTACTTGTATCAG GTTCTAAGAAGCTTTTCCAACACAAAGGCGGAAACAAATTCTTCAGAGAACATGAATAATGCAGAATCATGA